The region TCCTTCTCCGGCAATGAAGAGCAGATCTCGCGCGATTTTGGGTCGGCCGCCGCATTTCTGCTCGAATCCTTCATCAAAGCGGGCCAACTTATCGGCATCTCGTCCTGGAGCGGAGCTCTGCTCGAGATGATCAACCACATGCATCCCTCTCGGGATGGTCAGGGTATGCTTGTCGTACAAATCCTCGGTGGTCTTGGCAATCCTGCCCCAGACTCATGCCACATACCTCGCGCAGAGGCATCTCGGCCCTCATCGGAGGCTCCCCGGTTCTGCTTCCTGCTCCGGGCATTATGATATCCCCCTATCCCCCGAGGCTCAGCGCGTATTGATGCGCGAACCCTATGCTCGCGATGCTGTCAAACTCTTTGATCGACTCGACACCGTGCTCGTCGGGATCAGCGCACTCGAGCCTTCCCGTCCCCTGCTGAACAGTGGAAACGTCTTCTCTGCAGCGGAGCGTTCGACCCTTGCTTCTAAAGGCGCTATCGGCGACATCTGCCTGCAGTACTTCAAGACCGAAGGTTATAACATTCCTACTCCACTTACAGAAAGAGTCATTGGTATCAAACTTTCTCAACTAAAGCGAGTGAAGAACGTTATAGGCTGGCGGCAGGCGCAAGATTGCCGGCATTCGAGAGGCATTCGCAGGCCGTTGGATCAACATCCTTGTCGCCGATCGAGCTGCCGTGAGATCTGTGCTCGATGCGAAGACATGACATTAAAGGCAATATGGCCTGCAGTGTTGATCAGTTACATCTATATATTGCAAATTTTCTGGAGAGATTATGAACCGCAGAGAGATGCTGAAGGTGGGAGGAGCAGCGTTGGTTAGTACGGCGACAAATCGAATGGAGGGAGCCCAACCGAGCTCGCATTCATCCGCACGAGTAGAACGGTGGGATCTTTTTGAGCAGTCGTTCTCTGGACCGCAAGGTGGGAATCCATTTTTGGATATATGGACGCGCGCAGTCTTCCGCAAGGGGAACCGTGAAGTTTCAGTAGATGGCTTTTATGACGGCAACGGCACCTATAAGATTCGTTTCATGCCGGATGAGCCAGGCATGTGGAGCTTCGTAACCGATAGCAATGCTGCAGAATTGAAGGGTAAAAAAGGTCTCTTCGAGTGCACGGCTGCCCAGGGCGATAACCATGGTCCCGTCCACGTGCGCGATTCCTACCATTTCGGCTATGCAGATGGAACTCCGTACTTTCCATTTGGAACCACATGTTATGCATGGGTGCACCAGACAGAGGAGTTGCAGCGTCAGACGATTGAGTCTCTAAAGACCGGGCCTTTCAACAAGATCCGCATGTGTATCTTCCCAAAGTGGTATCAGTACAATCACGGAGTTCCTCCACGCTTCCCATTTCCTCGTAATGGCGAGGCCAATGACTATACCCATTTCAACGTGGATTTCTTTAGGCATATCGAAAGTTGCATTCAACAATTGCGCGCCATTCATGTTGAAGCGGATCTGATCTTGTTTCACCCCTACGATCATTGGGGCTTTCAGGCGATGCCTCCCGATGTAGATGATCGCTATCTAAGATATGTGATCGCGCGGTTTGCTGCTTATCGAAATGTCTGGTGGTCTCTGGCAAATGAGTTTGACTTGATGCGAAAAAAGACCAATGCCGATTGGGACCGCTACGCTCGCATCGTGACCGAGACCGATTCCTACGCGCACCTACGGTCGATTCACTATAGCCACGCACCTTATGATTATTCACGTGTTTGGTGTACACACGCTGGTGTGCAGGACTACGCTTTTGATAAAGCTGCGCAGTGGAGAATGGAATGGCGCAAGCCAGTCATTTTCGATGAGTGTATGTATGAGGGAAATATAAACTCTCGCTGGGGCAATCTGTCAGGCGAGGAGATGACCCGCCGATTCTGGCTATGTGTTGTTGCCGGTGCCTATGGAGGGCATGGAGAGACTTATGTTAGCCATGACGAGATCGAGAACGATAAGGCGATTCTCTGGTGGTCGCACGGGGGTACCCTCAAAGGGTCAAGCCCGGAGCGGATCGCGTTCTTGCGTAAGTTGCTGGAAGAAATCGGCGCTCAAGGTGGCGGACGCATCGGGTTTGAAGCTACAGAACCGGTGTATTACCTCTCAGCAAGGCGAAATGGCAACGAAGCGATTCTCTGGTATTTCGACTTCCATCAGCCCAGTTACTACGACTTCACTCTTCCCGAGAACGCAAGGTTCAGAGCGGAATTGGTTGATCCATGGGAGATGACCAGAAAAACGATGGACGGTACCTTCGCTGGGAAAAGCAGGATTAGCCTACCCGGAAAACCATACCAGGCCATTATCTTTCACAAAATCTAACTAGCGTCATCGAAGACTTTTAGACAGAATAAGTTGTAACCAATAGGATCTAATAATCATTATGAAACAAATCGAAATTGCAGCCGTGGCAACGGATTCATCCTCAATCACCGAAACGATAGAATCGAACGTTCTCTTCAGTCGGCGTGAAATGCTGGGAATGGCCGGGATGGCAGGTTTAGCGACTTTTACCGGTATCGGACCCGATGCTGTTGCCCAGTCTACGCAAAGACGGCCTCGTATCGCCTGTCTCGTTAGCTATTGGGGACTCCCGACTTCCCATGCTGACTGGATCGTAAACAAGCTGCTGGACGGTTATTGGTGGAAGGGTGCCTACACCCCGTCGCGCGTGGACGTGGTGTCTGTTTACATCAATCAGCTCGACACCAGCTTATTGGGCCAGAAAGTATGCAAAGCGAAAAACATCCCCATCTTTAAAACGGTAGGGGAAGCCGTAACGTTGGGTGGCAAGGAACTCGCTGTGGATGGTGTTGTCATCGTCTGCGAACATGGGAGCTATCCGACCGATCTCAAGGGGCACTGGCTCTTGCCGCGTTGGTGGATCTACCAGCAGGTGATTCGAGTTTTCGAGCAGAGCAAACGCTCCGTGCCTGTATTTAACGACAAACACCTTTCCTACAACTGGGACGACGCCAAGTGGATGTTCGACAAATCCCGTGAGCTGAACTTCCCACTGACCGGGGGATCTTCCATACCGATTTACTTTCGGAGTCCCGAGACAGAACTCGCTACCGATACACCGATTAAGAACTCGATCGTGGTGGGAGACACGGCGGATGAGGGAGCCACTTTCCATTGTGTTGACGTGCTTCAGGCATTTCATGATCGCCGCAAAGGTGGCGAGACGGGCGTCAAGTCGGTGCAGTCTATTCGCGGGCCTGAAACATGGAACTGGGTCCAACGTACTCCCTGGGCCAACAATCTGCTGGAAGCAGTGCGAAAAAAATTCGAGCTGAAGCCGGGATACTTTCAGGAGGGCGGTGGGCAAGATCCGCAGCGGCGGCCACTTCGACCCAACCTCTGTATCGTGGAGTATCGTGACGGGACCAACGCAGCTGTGATTCCGGGCCGGGGCGTGGGGTGGACTTACGCCGGCGAAATCGAAGGACAGAAAGACCCGACGATCATTTCCATGCTGGGCTGGCCTGGACCTATCTCGCAGTATCACGCTGCAAATGCGCACGAACACTGGCTTATCGAGATGATGCTGACCGGCAAGGAACCATTCAACGCGGAGAGGCTCCTTGTGTCCACTGGGATTGTGAACAACTACATGGACTCCAACTGGGAGAATGGCCGTTACTCTGCCATCGGACGACGCATTGAGACTCCATTCATGGACATGAAATATCGTTCCACACACGGGCCGCTCTTTAATTCTGGGCCTCGTCCGCCGAATACTCCTTACATACGCGGTTTTACGTCCTAGACCTTGCGTGGTTGGAGAGACGCATTGGTAATTGGACGAAAACCTGACTTGGACTTGGGGTAACAAAAGGCTGAAGGTTAGCTTCTCTATGGGCGTGCTCATTGTACGGCGTTTCCCAGAATCCCCAACGTCCAACCTTGAAGGCCCTCGGCGCGTGTGTGGATTGCCCCGTTGCCTTCGGCGTTGGACTAAGTAGAGGAATGGCCTCGGATGCAGGGTCGTCGGCAACTGCAGTTTGCAGCGGTTTACGTTCAAATAAAAGGTTATATGTGGCGGCTTGATGGTTGCGGCCCGCCTGTGCATCCTGCCCATACTCCTTAGGGGCCACATACTACTGCTTCTTGCGAGCCGGTCTACCGCTGCTGGCCAACTCCCGGGTTCGACTATGATGGTGAGTAGATGTGACATTGCGGGGCCGCGGAGGTAGATCGCTTATGAGCGAAGTTATCGACCTGCAAGAGATGAGATTTCCACTGAACCATGGAACTGGCAAGATACCCGCTCTCGGTTTCGGTACTTTGATTGCGGATCTTCCCGCGACCGTTGCTGCGACGGAGAACGCCATTGAGGCTGGGTTCCGACACTTTGACTGCGCCGAGCGCTATCTCAACGAGCGAGAAGTCGGTGAAGCCCTGCGCATGGCGCTGGGATCGCGGAAGATTTCCCGCGAGGACATCTTTGTCACGACAAAGTTGTGGAACACCAATCACAGGCCGGAACGCGTTCAGCCAGCCTTCGATGGGAGTCTTAAGAAGCTGGGGCTCGAGTATCTTGATCTTTATCTCATCCATACTCCGTTTGCCTTTCAACCGGGAGATAACCCGGATCCGCGCGACTCCAATGGAGATGTCATATACGACAATGGGGTAACTCTGCTCGATACGTGGAGAGCACTGGAGCAGCTTTTGGAAGGCGGAAGATGCGGCGCTATCGGGTTGTCGGACATCACGTTGAAAGGAGTTGCTGCCGCTCTACGAAGCAGCGGCTATCAAACCCGCTGTCGTCCAGGTGGAGTCGCATCCTTATCTTCCCGAGACAGAACTCTTCGAGTTCTGCAAGGAGGAGGGGATTGTGCTTCTCGCCTTTGCGCCGCTTGGGCATGGGATAAGGCCGGGGCTGCTTGAGGACCCGGTGGTTCTATCGGTTGCGTCACAGGTTGCGAAGACACCTGCCCAGGTGTTGCTGGCGTGGGCAGTGCAGCGCGGCACCGCCGTGCTGACGACGCCCAAGAGTGCGGAACGTGCGAGGGAGAACTTCAATATTGCTCCTCTTCCCCAAGATGCGTTCGAAGAGATCAACCGGATCCAGACCCGACAGAGGCTCAATCGGGTGGTCCAGACGGGCGTACCTGGATTTATTCCGTCGGTTAGATAAACCACAGGGGTCTTTCTATGGCCACTCTTGTCTCAGTGAATGTCGGTATGCCCCACGATGTTGCGTGGCAAGGCAGGATCGTGCGGACCGGAATATGGAAGATGCCTGTTCGCGGTAAGGTGACGGCACGTCGTCTGAATTTGGATGGAGATGGGCAAGGCGATCTTGCGGGGCACGGCGGAGAACAACGCGCCGTGATGGTATATCAGCTTGACTCGTATCGCTACTGGCAGGCGCAGCTTCAACTAGGCGAGCTTGAGTATGGTCAGTTCGGAGAGAACTTTACGGTCGACGGCCTCGGGGATGATCAGGTTTGTATTGGAGACCGTTACCGAATTGGCACCGCGCTGTTCGAGGTCACGCAGCCGAGAGTGACCTGTTACCGGCTTGGCATACGCATGCAGAATCCGCAGATGCCAGCACTGGTGGTCTCCGGGAAACGACCTGGGTTTTATTTTCGTGTGCTTGAAGAGGGAGAGGTCGCAGCTGGGGATGAGATCGTAAAGGTCGCGGACGGGCCAGAGAGACTTACGGTAGCGGAGGTGGATGGTTTGCTTTATCTGCCGGGGCACTCCCGTGAATCGTTGAACAGGGCAATCAGAATTCCGGCGCTCAGTCAAGGGTGGAAGACGTCGTTCGAAGCATTGTTGCATGCAGACGATCAGAGCGGGAATCCTGGTCTTGCTGCGCCGGCGCCGCCGCTTGCATGGAGCGGATTCCGCGCATTGCGCGTATCTGAAAAAAAACGCGAAAGCGTGGACGTAGTCTCTTTGATCTTCGAGTCTGAAGAGGGAGTGCCGCTGCCCGCATTTCATGCAGGACAGTTTCTTGTCTTCAAACTGCAGCCTGAGAGGGATGAGTCTCCCACCCTCCGGAGCTATTCCTTGTCGGGCGGCGAAGACCTGGGCAAGTACCGCATCAGCGTAAAGCTTGCCGGTGGAGAGGGGAGCCGGTTTTTTCATGAGCATCTTGGTGTGGGCGATCTGGTGTCGGTCAGCGCACCGCGAGGCAGCTTTCTGCTCGAGCAGAAGAATGATCCTGTTGTTTTCTTGAGTGCGGGAATCGGCGCGACTCCTGTACTCGCTATGCTTCATGCACTCTCTGCGCAATCCGCACAGCGCGAGATATGGTGGTGCTATGGGGCGCGCAATGGAAAAGAACATCCGTTCGCTATGGAGGTTCGGAGTTTGCTGGGCAATCTGGCTGGTGCGCATTCGCTGATTGCTTACAGTCGACCTGGCGATGGGGACCGTCTGGGTGAGGATTATGATGTGCGGGGTCGACTCCATTGCGAGCTGCTACAAGACCGCAACGTACCGCAGTCGTCTAATTTTTATCTATGCGGCCCTTCCGCTTTTCTAACGGAATTCACCGCGGCACTCCGAGCCTGGGGAATTCCCGATGCGCGGATTCATTCGGAGATCTTCAGTACAGTTTCCGCGATTACGCCTGGAATTGCGAACGCGGTCCTTCCGCGTGCACATTCGCCTCAAGGAGAAATCGGAACCGGGCCGAAGGTCTTCTTCAGCCGCAGCGGTCTCTCTGTGCCATGGGATGCAAAGTACGGTAACTTGCTTGCGTTTGCTGAAGCCTGCGATGTACCTGTCCGGTGGGCATGCCGCGCAGGGGTTTGCCACACCTGCGAGTCAGGACTGATTGATGGACAAATTGCTTACTCGCCTGAGCCGCTCGACCGTCCGGCGGCAGGTAATCTTTTGATTTGTTGTTCAGCTCCTGTTACAGAGATCGAGATCGATCTGTAGCTCATCGTTGGTATTCGCAGCCAAAATCGAATCAAAGGAGTTTATCGCATGCGCTCTGACATCATTTCTGGAGGCGTATTTCCTGACTACGAGCTTCCCGACCATACGAACACGCCGCGCAAGCTCAGTCAGTTGCAGGACCGCGATCCAATGATCCTCACATTGGCGCGTGGCCACTACTGTCCGAAGGAGCACCAGCAGCATCTGGATCTTGCAGCTTTCTATCCGAAGATCGCTGTTGGGTATACGCAGATCGTAACGATCTCGACAGACGACCATCACACGCTGCAGGAGTTTCGTGCTTCTATTGGCGCACAGTGGACGTTTCTTTCCGATCCTGGCCGCACAGTGCAAAAAGATCTCGAAATTGAAGAATATACGGACCCCGAGCATAACCCGATGATTCCGCATACGCTGGTGCTAAAGCCGGGCCTCGTGGTCCATAGTGTCTACAATGGGTATTGGTTTTGGGGTCGCCCATCGATCTCAGATCTGTGGCGCGACCTGCGCGTCGTAACCCGTGAGATACGGCCCGACTGGGATCTGAGTGCTCCTGGATTACGGGAGGCCTGGGACTCTGGTGATACCTCGCAATTTCATGGATGGAACAAGGATGCCAACGCAATGGACGGAGTCATTTGACGAACTGATCTACCTCAAGACATGCATGTTTGGCCTTCCACCGATAGACCGCCGGCACGACCAGCGCAACGCAAGATCGGAGAGGTCACCAAGGAACGACCGCACGCCATCTCCGGCGGCTTTGATCTTCGGGATGCAACCACATCGCCTGACGGGAGGGTTGTTATTGCCAGCCATTCTGGCTATCAACCGCATGGTCTTGTCGTCATCGACACCAGGACGCAAAAAGAGATTCAGCACATCGATCTCAAGACGGTGTGGCTCGGCATGACCTGGACTCCCGATGGCCACACGCTCTTTATCCCTGGCGGCAATGCTACGGGCATAAAGAAGATTGAAAACTCAGCAGCGCCTATCTATGAGTTTCAATACAAGAACGGACGGTTAGAACTAACGTAAAAACCAGCACTTAAAGCAGAAGCGCCACGAATGTTCTACCCGTGGCGCTTCTGCTTTTTGTCTTGGACGATTAGTTGTTCGGACGGTTCGGTTTGCTTGCAGGGATCGCCACGCACATTCTTGCACCTTCATCGCTCAGTGAAGGTGGAGGTGTTGTCGTTCCCCACACTGAAGGAGCAGAGCCAAGTGTCAGTACGAGCGTGCCTCCGTCTTTGATCTGCGCATGACGGAACCAGTTCGTCTTCAGCTCCTGCCCATTGAGCGTCGCCGATTGAACATATCGGTTCAGGCCGCTTGGATCAAAGTTTTTAGCCTCAATACGAAGGCGCTTTCCATTACCCAGCGATAACGAGGTAGTCGGTACAGAGGGCGAGCTGATGAGATATACGTCCTGTCCTGCTACTGGAAAGATGCCCAGCGTCTGGAAGAGCAGCCAGCTCGACATGGCGCCTGAATCATCGTTGCCCGGAATGCCGGAGCGTGTATCGCTGAAGGCCTTTTCCAGCAGGAGATGCACGATATCCGCACTTTTGTCCGGCCGCCCGCTGTAGTTGTAAAGAAGTGGCATCAGGAAGCCGGGCTCGTTCGCAATGTCGAAGTGGCCACGGCTGAAGATGAAGTCCAGACGACTGTTGAACTGCTTCGGCCCACCCGCCATCTCGATCAGATGCTTCATGTCCTGCGGGGCATAGAGCGAGTAAGTCCAGATATCTCCTTCGTACATAAAGTCAGGCCAAGTGCCGCGCACAACAAGATACGGTGCAGCCCACGAACCGTCGGGATTGCGCGGGCGGAGAAAGCCTTTGAAGCCCATCACCTGCATATCCGGGTCCCACAGGTTTTCGAAGTTGTGTGTGCGAGCCAGTGCACGCGCAGCCTGCTCCTTCTCTCCAAGACCGCAGGCCACCTCGGCAATCGCAAAATCGTCGTAGGAATATTCCACGATACGCGAGCCCGCACGTTCATCCGCTGTGGTGATGTAGCCATGTTCGTTGTAATCCTTCAGACCTCCGCGGCCTTCTTTCTGCGCATTCTTCGGAGGTACTTCGGCATCATGAATCATCGCTTCCAGAGCGGTCTTGTAGTCGATGCCGGTGATGCCTTTCATGTATGCATCGGCCACGACGACGTTTGCGTTCGAGCCACCCTGCGTGCGTCCATTGTCATTGCCGACACGTGCGTCAGGCATGTAGCCGGTATAGCGATAGACATCGATCAGCGAACGGACAATGTCGCGCTCACGATCAGGAGAAATCATTCCCAGCAAAGGGTTCGATGTACGATAGGTGTCCCAGATCGCCTGGAAATCATCATAATAGGGCTCACTCGATGTCCAGAGCGGATTCTCTCCGGTACGATCCACCGGCATCATCATGATGTGATACATCGCAGTATAAAGCTCACGTCTCTGCTTGTCTGTCTCACCGCTGAGTTGCAGCTTGCCCAGCTCCGCGTTCCACAGAGCATTGTTCGCGTGACGCACAGCCTCAAAGCTCCACGCGGGAACCTCGGACTGAATGTTCTTGCGAGCTTGCTCTGCGCTGATGAAAGAGATACCGACCTTCGCCTGCACCACCTGTCCCGGATGCGTGTGAAGATTGAAGGTAGCGCCAATGGGTTTGTTCTCGGCAACGGTGGCATCATGATCTGAAGACAGAGAGGCGCCTGTCCATGTCTGCACAGTCGTTGCAGGAGTATCGAGCATCATACTGAAGTACACGCGATACTCGCCTCCCATATTCCATCCTCCGCGGAAGCGCGCTACACCCTGAATCTCGCGGTTCGAGAGAACGTGCGCTTCGGCTCCGACAAAGTTCTGCGATTCACGTCCAGTGCCAAGTCCCAGGGCATGTGCGAGGTTGACCGTGATGTGCGAATCTCCTCCCTTGATGAAGGTGTAGCGATGAAAACCCACCCGGCGGCTGCTGGTAAGTTCCACGCGCACGTTGTAGCGATTGAGTGTGGATGCGTAGTAACCGGGTTTAGCGACCTCATCCGTGCGAGGAGACTTGATATCGGTAATATTGAGCGTGCCGGTGACAGGAGCAACAAGAATGTTGCCGTACTTACCTTGCGCTCCGCTGAGGTGCAGGTGAGAGAAGCCGAGAATGACGCCGTGGCTTGAATAACCGAATCCCGAGCGGCGTCCGTCAAAGGTCTCCATATCAGGACCCACCTTGAGCATGCCGAATGGAACAGTCGATCCGACAAAGGTATTGCCTCCCCAATCAACACCGATAAAGGGATCTACATTGCGCGTGTAATCTACACCGTCGGGTTTACTGCTGACTGCTGCTTGTGCAATCGCACATGGAAACCATGCCGGGGGCAGCATAAACAGTATGGAAAGAGCATGAAGGAGAAAACGTCGTTGACGCATTGAGAGAGTTTGCCTTTCTGTGCGGTTGTATCTGTCTTACTTGAGTGATGAGTCTTCTGTGAAGCCCACTCCTAAAACAAACGGGAGTGAGATCAGCGTCTCCACTCCCATCCGGTTTATTCTTCTGTGCAAACCTAGAAGGTGTAGCGCAGACTTGCCTGCATGGAACGCTGGCCAGTCTTGCTGGTTACACGTCCGAAGGTTGAGCTGGTGGGGTTTGTATCCGGAGCCGACAGGTTCGGGTGATTCGGGAAGTTGAAGGCCTCGAAACGGAAGGTGAGGAACTGGTTCTCAAAGGTCTGGAACTTTTTTTGCAACCCGGCGTTGAAGTTCATCACACCAGGTGCCCGAAGAATATTGCGGGTGTGCTGCGAGGTGAAGGTGTTGGCTGCGGGAGCGGCAAAAGCCTTCGGATTGAACCAGAAGTTCTGGTCCGAGGTTCCAGCAGAAAATTTTCCATCCGCACCCAGGCGAGCGCCGTCCACCGTGGAGTAGAACTGCGCTCCTCCACCTGCACCCACACCTGCGATATCCGTTCCGGTCGTAACCGAAAGAGGAACGCCTGTCTGGAAGTTGTAGATCTGCGAGATCTGCCATCCGCCGAGGACTTGGTTAGCAAGACGGCTTCCGCTGTGGAACGGAATCTCGGTGATCGAGTTCATCGTAAAGGCCTGACGAATATCATAATCCGAGGCGCCGCACAGAAACTTCGGATCGTAGAAGTTCGGCAGAAAGTTCTTCTGGAATGACCCGCAGTCATTTGCGTGAGCATAGGTATACGCGAGGCCAAAGCTCACACCCTTCTGGAAGCGATGATTCAGGTCAAGTTGCAAACCGTTGTAGGTAGAGCCAGAGCCCTGCCACACGATCGTGATCGGACCATAGCCTGCATACGGACGATAGGAGTTGATGTTGAGACCAGCTGCTTTTGCAGCCGCAACAGAGCCAACCGGAGCCTGGTTCATGTTTGCCTGGAACTGTCCATGCAGACCGCGGCGTCCCACATAAGCCACACCAAGCACGGTATGGAGGGGAAGCTCGCGCTCCACTGACAGGTTCCATACGTACGATTCAGGCTGTGGCGAGCTTCGATCCACGCGGCCGGAGATCGTCGGGAACGACCCTTGCGCGCCGCCGCCGGGATTGTCCGCGCTACCGCCACTGATGCCAGCGTACGATTGCAACGGTGGCGCGCCGCCTTCGAAGACACCGTCCGAAACACCCTGCCGGCTCATGTAACGGCCAAATCCCGAACGAAGAACCGTCTTCTGGTTCACCGCATACGAGAGTCCGATACGCGGCTGAAAGGTCGTGTAATGCACATCCATATAGCCGCGCGGCAGGTTATGGAACAGGTCGTTCGCCGCACCGGTATTTGCCAGTGCAACGTGCGCCTTGGCGCTCTCGGTAAAGCCATTGCCGAACAGAACCGTACCGTTCAACGGATCGCCCGAGCCCGGAATGGGATTGCCATTGACGTCGAGCTTCACTGCATTTGCTGCATTGTAGAAAGCAGGATCAAAGGTGCCGATATTATTCCAGAGACTATAGAAAGGACGCACGATCGAGTAACGCATGCCGTAGTCCACATGCAGCTTCGGAGTCGCTTTCCACGAGTCCTGCGCGAAGAACTCAAACATGTTCGAGCGATAGGGAGTCTCCGCACGGGCGCCAACCTCGGCGTAGCTGGAGAAGAGGCCCAGCGCAGCATCGGCCAGATCGAGTCCCGTACCAGCACGGTTTGCGTTGGTGAATTCGAACTTGCCGTTCTGGTTGTTGGTCTGTCCCGGCACGCTGTTCTGGCCGGAGATCTGGTCATAGTCGTTGTACTGCACACGCTCATACAACGCACCCGCACGCAAAGTGTGGTTGCCCATAATGTGCGTAAAGGTATCGGCATAGTCGAAGGTGGCTCCCTGCGAATGTGAGGGATACGCGCTGCCGTCCATGCCGGTAACATAGGTGCTGCTCAGGAACGATACGGTCGGAATCTTGTTGGGGAGATCCTTGCCGTCGGGAAAGAGGAACGGGTAGTTCACGCCGTACTTCGTACGGTTATAGAGGCCGCTGCTGGTGTCGATGAACAGACGGTCCGCACTGTGCGCCACAGTGATCAGGACTTCATTCATCGTATTCGGGCTGAAGCTACGAACCCAGTCGAGCGAAGCCGTCTGGGCCGGACGATTAAACACACGCGGTACAAGGCTGTAGGCTGCCGAGAACGGATTGTTTTCGTAGTAGTAGAAGTGTGTCAGACGGAAACGGATATAGTCCTTGTCCGTCGGAATGATGTCCAGGTTCCCGGTGTCGATCTGCTGCGTCTGCGGATGCTTCGCAATCTGCAACAGATTCTGCGTGCCGACGAGGAAGCCCGGAGTCGGCGTGGGGAAGATCGAGAGCAGACCAACACCGTTTGGGCTCAGGCGATCCTTGGGAATAATGTTGCCGGGGAAGCAGGCAGGCCCGCCGCTTACAGGATCGCAGGTACCCGCTGCCTTCGGGTCGCGGATATGCGTCGCAATCGAAGAGAAGTCACCGCTACGAAAGGCTGGATTGGGCACCGTCACAGGCTTCGTATCCGTGCCCGGATAGCGAACAAAAGCCTCCGAGTACAGGAAGAAGACCTTGCCCTTGGGAATCACGTGCGGAACATACAGGGGCCCATTCACGCTGAAGCCGAACTGGTTATAAGTAAATGGCGCAACGTAGTTCGACTTCACGCTTTGCGGGAGTGTTGGATCATTGTTGTTGGCAGCGTGGTTACGAACCCAAGTGTTGGCGTTGAAGATCGGATTCTGCAGATACTCGTAGATCGAACCGTGAAACTTGTCCGTACCGGCTTTTGTGATGATACGAACCTGTCCGCCGACCGAACGTCCGTACTCGGCAGGATAGTTTGTAGCAAGCACCTGGACTTCCTGCACGTTTTCCAGATCGACTACGCCAGTCGAGTCGC is a window of Edaphobacter sp. 12200R-103 DNA encoding:
- a CDS encoding sugar-binding domain-containing protein — protein: MVVHSFSGNEEQISRDFGSAAAFLLESFIKAGQLIGISSWSGALLEMINHMHPSRDGQGMLVVQILGGLGNPAPDSCHIPRAEASRPSSEAPRFCFLLRAL
- a CDS encoding sugar-binding domain-containing protein; translation: MREPYARDAVKLFDRLDTVLVGISALEPSRPLLNSGNVFSAAERSTLASKGAIGDICLQYFKTEGYNIPTPLTERVIGIKLSQLKRVKNVIGWRQAQDCRHSRGIRRPLDQHPCRRSSCREICARCEDMTLKAIWPAVLISYIYILQIFWRDYEPQRDAEGGRSSVG
- a CDS encoding DUF5060 domain-containing protein, encoding MNRREMLKVGGAALVSTATNRMEGAQPSSHSSARVERWDLFEQSFSGPQGGNPFLDIWTRAVFRKGNREVSVDGFYDGNGTYKIRFMPDEPGMWSFVTDSNAAELKGKKGLFECTAAQGDNHGPVHVRDSYHFGYADGTPYFPFGTTCYAWVHQTEELQRQTIESLKTGPFNKIRMCIFPKWYQYNHGVPPRFPFPRNGEANDYTHFNVDFFRHIESCIQQLRAIHVEADLILFHPYDHWGFQAMPPDVDDRYLRYVIARFAAYRNVWWSLANEFDLMRKKTNADWDRYARIVTETDSYAHLRSIHYSHAPYDYSRVWCTHAGVQDYAFDKAAQWRMEWRKPVIFDECMYEGNINSRWGNLSGEEMTRRFWLCVVAGAYGGHGETYVSHDEIENDKAILWWSHGGTLKGSSPERIAFLRKLLEEIGAQGGGRIGFEATEPVYYLSARRNGNEAILWYFDFHQPSYYDFTLPENARFRAELVDPWEMTRKTMDGTFAGKSRISLPGKPYQAIIFHKI
- a CDS encoding aldo/keto reductase gives rise to the protein MLPLYEAAAIKPAVVQVESHPYLPETELFEFCKEEGIVLLAFAPLGHGIRPGLLEDPVVLSVASQVAKTPAQVLLAWAVQRGTAVLTTPKSAERARENFNIAPLPQDAFEEINRIQTRQRLNRVVQTGVPGFIPSVR
- a CDS encoding MOSC and FAD-binding oxidoreductase domain-containing protein → MATLVSVNVGMPHDVAWQGRIVRTGIWKMPVRGKVTARRLNLDGDGQGDLAGHGGEQRAVMVYQLDSYRYWQAQLQLGELEYGQFGENFTVDGLGDDQVCIGDRYRIGTALFEVTQPRVTCYRLGIRMQNPQMPALVVSGKRPGFYFRVLEEGEVAAGDEIVKVADGPERLTVAEVDGLLYLPGHSRESLNRAIRIPALSQGWKTSFEALLHADDQSGNPGLAAPAPPLAWSGFRALRVSEKKRESVDVVSLIFESEEGVPLPAFHAGQFLVFKLQPERDESPTLRSYSLSGGEDLGKYRISVKLAGGEGSRFFHEHLGVGDLVSVSAPRGSFLLEQKNDPVVFLSAGIGATPVLAMLHALSAQSAQREIWWCYGARNGKEHPFAMEVRSLLGNLAGAHSLIAYSRPGDGDRLGEDYDVRGRLHCELLQDRNVPQSSNFYLCGPSAFLTEFTAALRAWGIPDARIHSEIFSTVSAITPGIANAVLPRAHSPQGEIGTGPKVFFSRSGLSVPWDAKYGNLLAFAEACDVPVRWACRAGVCHTCESGLIDGQIAYSPEPLDRPAAGNLLICCSAPVTEIEIDL
- a CDS encoding redoxin domain-containing protein, translated to MRSDIISGGVFPDYELPDHTNTPRKLSQLQDRDPMILTLARGHYCPKEHQQHLDLAAFYPKIAVGYTQIVTISTDDHHTLQEFRASIGAQWTFLSDPGRTVQKDLEIEEYTDPEHNPMIPHTLVLKPGLVVHSVYNGYWFWGRPSISDLWRDLRVVTREIRPDWDLSAPGLREAWDSGDTSQFHGWNKDANAMDGVI
- a CDS encoding YncE family protein; this translates as MHVWPSTDRPPARPAQRKIGEVTKERPHAISGGFDLRDATTSPDGRVVIASHSGYQPHGLVVIDTRTQKEIQHIDLKTVWLGMTWTPDGHTLFIPGGNATGIKKIENSAAPIYEFQYKNGRLELT